The Ralstonia pseudosolanacearum genome includes the window ACGCCTAACCGAGGCCGGGCGTGATCTTGGTGTGGTCGATGATGCCCGCTGGGATGCATTCAACCGCAAGCGCGATGCTGTTTCACGTGAAACAGAGCGCCTGAAGTCGACCTGGGTGAACCCGGCGATCCTTCCCGCAGCCGATGCGGAGCCGGTGCTGGGCAAGGGAATCGAGCGCGAATACTCGCTGGCCGATCTGCTGCGCCGCCCGAACGTGACGTATGAATCGCTGATGGGCATGCAGGGCGGCAAGTACGCGCCGCCCGAGGCTCCGCTGGCCGATGAGCCGCTGCTGGCCGAACAGATTCGCGAGCAGATCGAGATCGGCATCAAATACCACGGCTACATCGCCCGCCAGGCGGACGAAGTCGAGCGCCTCGGCGCCAACGAGAACACCCGGCTGCCGGCCGATTTCGACTACAAGCAGGTGCGCGGGCTGTCGATCGAGGTCCAGCAGAAGCTGGCGCAGCACAAGCCTGAAACGATCGGCCAGGCATCGCGCATCTCCGGCATCACGCCCGCGGCCGTGTCGCTGCTGCTGGTGCACCTGAAGAAGGGTGTGCTGCGCGGCAAGGTCGGCCCACGTTCCGAAGGCGAGGTCGCTTGATGACCAACACCGCGCTGGCCGACACCCGGTCGGAACTGGAGGCCGGCGCGCGCGCGCTCGGCCTGCCGCTCGAGGGCGTGCAACTGGATCGCCTGCTGGCGTACCAAGTGCTGCTTGCCAAGTGGAATCGCGTCTATAACCTGACCGCGATCCGCGATGCCGGCGACATGCTGACGCATCATCTGCTGGATTCGCTGGCGGCCATTCCACGCATTGCGGAACGGGTGCGCAGCGTGCAGCCCGAGGCGCCGCGCGTGCTGGATGTCGGTTCCGGTGGTGGCCTGCCCGGTATTCCGCTGGCGATCGCGTGCCCGGACATCGGCGTCACCATGGTCGACATCGTGCAGAAGAAGACCGCGTTCCTGACGCAATGCCGCGCAGAACTGGGCCTGACGAACGCCCAGTCGCACTGGGGCCACGTGGAAAAACTGGCCGATGCCGTCGGCTATGGCGTCATCACTTCGCGCGCATTCGCCGAGTTGAACGATTTTGTGCGGTTGGCAGGCCATCTGCTGGCGCCGGGTGGGCGCATGGTCGCCATGAAAGGCGTGCGCCCGGACGCCGAAATTGCCCGGCTGCCCGAAGGGTGGGCGGTCGAGTCGATCGAGCGTTTGACGGTTCCGGGGCTGCCGGCCGAACGCCACCTGGTCATCCTCGCGCCGTCGGCGTGAGCGCACAAGCGAAGTCCGAGTCATTCACCGCAGAGGATTCATGTCGAATATTTTCGTGATCGCCAACCAGAAGGGCGGGGTCGGCAAGACCACCACCACGGTGAATCTCGCGGCGGGGCTGGCCGCGCAAGGGCAGCGTGTGCTGCTGGTCGACCTCGATCCGCAGGGCAATGCCTCGATGGGTTCCGGCATCGACAAGCACAACCTGGAGATGAGCATCTACCAGGTGCTGGTCGGTCTGGCGACGATTCCCCAGGCACGCCAGCGTTCTGAGTCTGGCCGCTACGATGTGCTGCCGGCCAACCGCGACCTGGCCGGTGCCGAAGTCGAGCTGGTCGATCTCGACCATCGCGAGACTCGCCTCAAGCGCGCCCTGGCCGAGGTGGCCGATGACTATGACTTCGTGCTGATCGATTGCCCGCCGGCCCTGTCGCTGCTGACGCTGAACGGCCTGTGCGCTGCGCACGGCGTGATCGTGCCGATGCAGTGCGAGTATTTCGCGCTGGAAGGGCTGTCCGATCTGGTCAACACCATCAAGCAGGTCCATGCCAACCTGAACCGGGATCTCAAGGTGATCGGCTTGCTGCGCGTGATGTTCGATCCGCGCGTGACGCTGCAGCAGCAGGTGTCGGCGCAGCTGGAGTCGCACTTCGGCGACAAGGTCTTCAAGACGGTGATCCCGCGCAACGTGCGCCTGGCCGAGGCGCCGTCCTATGGCATGCCGGGCGTGGCGTTCGATTCCGGATCGAAGGGCGCCAAGGCGTACCTGGATTTCGGCGCGGAGATGATCGCGCGCGTGCGCCAGATGGCCGACTAACCGGCTTGAGGCCGGGCATCGCGAGGGGAACACGGATGAGCACGTTGAAGAAGAAGGGACTGGGCCGCGGCCTCGAGGCGCTGCTGGGCAGTCCCGCCGAGATTGTCGAGGTGGCTAAGCAGGACGGTGCGCCGACGGTGCTGAAGCTCGAGCAGATGCAGCCCGGCAAGTACCAGCCGCGCACGCGTATGGACGAGGGCGCGCTGCAGGAGCTGGCCGCCAGCATCCGTGCGCAGGGGCTGATGCAGCCGATCCTGGTGCGCAAGGTGGACTCGGACGGCGCCGCGCAGAAGTACGAGATCATCGCCGGCGAGCGCCGCTTCCGGGCGTCGCGCCTGGCCGGCCTGACCGAAGTGCCGGTGCTGGTGAAGGACGTGCCGGACCAGGCCGCCGCCGCCATGGCGCTGATCGAGAACATTCAGCGGGAAGACCTGAACCCGCTGGAAGAGGCACAGGGCATTGCGCGCCTGATCCGTGAATTCCAGTTCACGCACGAGCAGGCCGCCGAATCGCTCGGCCGTTCGCGCAGCGCGGTGTCCAACCTGCTGCGTCTGCTGAACCTGGCCCAGCCGGTGCAGACCATGCTGATGGCCGGCGATCTCGACATGGGTCACGCACGCACGCT containing:
- the rsmG gene encoding 16S rRNA (guanine(527)-N(7))-methyltransferase RsmG, which encodes MTNTALADTRSELEAGARALGLPLEGVQLDRLLAYQVLLAKWNRVYNLTAIRDAGDMLTHHLLDSLAAIPRIAERVRSVQPEAPRVLDVGSGGGLPGIPLAIACPDIGVTMVDIVQKKTAFLTQCRAELGLTNAQSHWGHVEKLADAVGYGVITSRAFAELNDFVRLAGHLLAPGGRMVAMKGVRPDAEIARLPEGWAVESIERLTVPGLPAERHLVILAPSA
- a CDS encoding ParA family protein, producing the protein MSNIFVIANQKGGVGKTTTTVNLAAGLAAQGQRVLLVDLDPQGNASMGSGIDKHNLEMSIYQVLVGLATIPQARQRSESGRYDVLPANRDLAGAEVELVDLDHRETRLKRALAEVADDYDFVLIDCPPALSLLTLNGLCAAHGVIVPMQCEYFALEGLSDLVNTIKQVHANLNRDLKVIGLLRVMFDPRVTLQQQVSAQLESHFGDKVFKTVIPRNVRLAEAPSYGMPGVAFDSGSKGAKAYLDFGAEMIARVRQMAD
- a CDS encoding ParB/RepB/Spo0J family partition protein, encoding MSTLKKKGLGRGLEALLGSPAEIVEVAKQDGAPTVLKLEQMQPGKYQPRTRMDEGALQELAASIRAQGLMQPILVRKVDSDGAAQKYEIIAGERRFRASRLAGLTEVPVLVKDVPDQAAAAMALIENIQREDLNPLEEAQGIARLIREFQFTHEQAAESLGRSRSAVSNLLRLLNLAQPVQTMLMAGDLDMGHARTLLAVDGASQITLANQIINKRLSVRETEKLVASTLKPFELKSQRQKHGQNGRDVARLEEELADMLGLPVQIKLAAKGRGQLTVQFGSLDEFDGLLARLRPDGADEAVA